GTTTGCGTCTTCATGGCCCAAAACACTAAAAGATCTATCCGGTCACATATTCTTTTCCCTTCCGCTGGCTACCGAGTTCTAACAGTGTCACGCAGGGGACAAAATGGCGCGGACCACGCACGCATTCCGTCTGGATGGAGGCTCGGTCACCGGTCGCCGTCTCGTTTGAGCCCAAACAGAGCTCCTATTGATGAGGCGAACTGGCTCGCAAAAGAAATAAGTCATGTTTGCGTGCAGACAGACTCTCCCACTTCCACATGAGTCAGCATTTCTGAACATTTAAAAACCAGAACATCTAACCAGATCCGGTGCTCAAATCCAGCGGTGGGCGGTTCAGGGCCAACAAGGTCTTGTCTGCGGGCCTACATCCATCTggcaatccattttcttccgcttatcaggTCACAGGGGCTGCAACCGAAGcggagaagcccagacttccctctcccaagccactCGGTCCAGCTTTTCCAAGGGATCGTGAGGAATgtccaggccagccgggagacgtagtttctccagcgtggcCTGGGAAGTGCCATGGGCCTCTtccccagaacacctcaccgggtaGGGTTCCAAGAGTCATTCTAACCAGATGCCAGAGCCATCTCATcgggctcctctcgatgcggaggagcagcaactCTCGTCTGAGCCCCTCCACGATGACTCTTGAAGagaggaaacccatttcggccacttgtatccgcggtcttgttctttcggtcacaacctcAGGTGTCGGTAGGAACGcagatcgaccgataaatcgCGCGCTTTGGCTTTCGGCTGAGTTCCTTCTTTACCGTGATGGACCGATACAGAAttcaaatttgtcctcacaGACAGAGGCAGAGTGCTGCCCTTTGATGATGTcggcatttttctgtcctctggtTGCTTGGTCGGAGCAAAACTTGTTCCAGCTAAGTTCAACTAGCCTAGCACTTCTTtagcgatctgcacacattaatgcATGTAatcatcagcatctctggtCTTGTCACGTTATGAGAGAAATACTGATTCTGAGCTGTTCCAGATGATGTACGAGGCACAGTCGGGTGCTACGATATTGCATTTTCGTATAGTATGGAATTCAAGATTAGGCCCAGGTGCCAAATGCACGGACCGCCAAAGGGGGACTCTGGCGAGAAAACACCCATGAATTCCCACCCCGACCGAGGGCACGGCGTCATCCCAGTGATTAAAGAGTGCAGACAATAGAGTCCAGAGTCGAGAAACGTCCCAAGTCTGTCCTGAGCTCATGACTGCCGCGCCTCCGAACAGAGCGATGTCTAAATAGCGGCGACTTTTTGACTCATCTCAAGCCACGGCGTCCGCGCTCTTGACGCTGAACAGAAACGGGACGTGTTTGAAGCGAGCGAGGAGGTTTCTGGGAACcgcgcaaaaaaacaaaacaggcccTTTCAGTCCCTCGTTCTTTGTCACATGGCGTCTTCCAGGCTTCCGGACAAGACAAAGAgccaaacagacagacagagcggCGAGATGGCTGCGCAGTGGCCAGACTCCAGACGGCCACGGGAAATCCATTTATGGATTTTCGATGATTTAAGAGGAAGATCAGATGGGGGCGTGAACAAGGTTAAGTTGCGTTTGATCGGATTTAAGGCGCAGTGAATGCAAGTTTGCTCGAACAAAGTTTGAATTCAAACATGGACTCAGGTTGAATGTTGAACGAAGTCAGGACgttcatttgatttcatttcattcttaTTCCTctttgacatacttggccaataaagatgattctgattctgatttcgaTGAAGAGGTTTCGCGGTCAAGCGCCGGAATGTGTGGCCTACCTTAACCGTGCGGTGGTGCTTGCGCGAGGCCTGGCAGCGCATGTTGCTGGTGTTGCAGCAGCCCGTGCAGCGTTTGACTTCCACGCAGGGCGGCCATATCAGGAAGTTGGCCGACGTGGGGTCCACCTGGCTCCTGGGGATCTCGTAGATCACCGTCCGCGTCTTGCACGCCGCGGGGACCGCCTCCTCCACTGGAGGGACAgacggaggggaaaaaagggcgGCGCAATTAATGGCGAATTTCCGAGGCGGACCGCTCGAGCGCTGCTCGTTGCATTCGTTGGCTGACGATTATTGGATGAGTCACTCCACGCGTCTCGCTTTGCCCCAGATCACACCCAACCTCGTCTGACATCGGCCAGAAGACACCCAAAATGCTTATCGAGTACGCATTAGCCACCAAAGTCGCACCTATTGAGCAATCGGGGTTGAGGCAGTGGCGACGAACTCTTGAATCGTAATTCTTTGGACATCTTGGACAACGTTGTGCTCAAAGCGAAGGTCATAAAGGGCACGCTTGCACGCAAGACAGGAAGTGAGCCTTGCCAGCCAGCCGTATTGAAAAGATCAAAAATGATTTCATAGAAAATAACAGCAAAGAATTGTTGTATTATTCATTAGTATGAGTATTATAGCAGAAACTAGTTTTAAATGAACGGGAGTGTCATCGCCTATGTGAACGACGACAAAATACGATCAAACTCAtcattattttgaattaaattacattaagaGAACACCTATAAAAGAagtaaaataatcaaaataaaatagcattttattcaattaaaataaattgaattggAGCGTCTCTGCGTATGTGAACAgctataaaatataatttaaaataatcatttaaagaatcaaataaaataacattttattaaagtCAATTAGAGCGTCCCTGCTTATGGGAACAGctagaaaataatataaaaccttatgaaaataataaaacaacattttatcaaATTAAGTTGGAGCATCTCTGCTTATGTGAACACCGTCAAAATACACGTTCAAAAGGGCATTTATGAATTATTCCGCATGCAATTTGATCCTGATTTGTGTTTTTCGAGCACTTCCAGCACACTCAACGTAGCCTATCATGCACGTCACACGAAAGAGGAGCAAAGCGAGCGCGGCGCCTTCTCTCCACGCCTCCATCAGATATCGCGGCCCACGACATTTGACGGAGAAATCCGACGGAAGGCCTCGGCGAGCTGCAACTCGACGCCTTGAATGTCTGGAATTTTCACCCTTAAGGACATATTCCTATCCTGACGCGAGTCTCGCCTGTGATCAAAAAGTGCATCCTCCCCGCGCCGCCATTAAAAAGCCACTAAATAGTCGTCTACTCTGCAATGAGTCTTAAGAGGACCTCAAGTGCTTGTGCCATCGCTTTAACACGCAAGAGGTGACACGCCTGCGGAATTAATCAGAACGCAGCAGACGTggaaaagaaatgtattttaaaaaaagaaaagtaagctattgtgaataaaatattatattatcttgcatattatatttaaattatGCCAACAAGGTAGAATTTTAAAATAGTACAATTAAGAAAGCTCTATGCAGAAAATCAAATGCAATGTCCATTACTAGGAAACTTTAGcgtaacagaaaaataaaatctattaatttttaaaaaataatattaaaattaagggttttaagtacaattttcaatgatgtgttatgtataatttaaaaataataaagataaGAAAAAATGCTGAAgaaaaaatatgatttcattttcatgaaatgtcagcaaaatgaagatttttggggggaataaaatattacattataaaatatatatatatatatatatatatatctcaacAATGTCTGATATGtagaattgaaaaataatagaATCAAGAAAACTATgaaggaaataaaatacaattcatttcaacacaaaataaggaaagtcaaacaattttttaaataatgatacaattaagttttttaaaagaaactATTTCATTATAGTACTTGTAATTTACATCAACAATGTCCATTATACATAATAGacaatgaaatgttttattatcaTAAATATGATACTCACGTGatggtttttaaaatggttcatttaaacataaattaagaaaagtgtcaatgaaataagacaaaatcaattttgaaaatgacaatATCCGATTCAGAAAACATATTTTAGTTATCAGTGCGTATCAGCAATGGTGTGTTTCGAATGCAActgcagcaaaaaataaaatagaaaaaaatcaatgcaaaaatatttataGAAAATATATAACAATGAAATATAATAGACAACACTTTTCATCCATTtcattatatttcattttaatgagcCGGACGATAAGTCTAATTGTAAGTTAAATATaaaacgtttcttttttttatggcttGTGAATTGTTATTATGTCGAACCTAATGGGACGTAACAACATTTGGAGTCGCAGTTCAAAAGGGAAATTTGGTTTTCCTTGTAACGTTCACAGTGTGTGCGCAATCTGGATCAAATCCAGATGCCACCTGgcttgatttacagcttccaAATGCACACGCAAACCACTACGACGAGGACTGCGAATACTACAGCTACTCCTCGCAAAACCTTTCACACTAACGATATTCACGCCGTCGCCAAGTTGGAGCTAAACACGACACCGTCGGCGATGGCTATTAATAGTAAGAGTAACTCTAAATATAAGGGCGAATATTAGTCGGTCTTACCGAGGCTCCTCTTGCGGCGGCTGTGGAGCTGCGAGCTCTTCAGGTCGCTATAGTAACCCGGATGGCGGGAGGAATTCTTGTGCTGGtggtgctggtggtggtggtggtggtggtggtgcttgTGATGCTTGGGCTCCTCGATGACATCGTTTCCCGTACCTCGTCAAAACACAAGGCAGCCACGTTTCACATTGCGTTCAGGTTTTACGCATGCCGAGTCtcaggttccaaaaaaaacaaacggaaAATGTCAACACATTTGTAGCGGCTTTAAAAACAAGTCCACACAATATATCACGGCAAGCATTTGATCACTCGTATTGTTTCACAATGGACTTACAGGACAGCATCAAAATGAGAAACTGAAATAATAAGATGCAATTGGCGCAGTCAATTCATGATCATCTGTTTTtcgaaaacaaaaccaaaaaaagacaaagaaattattttttagcatgaaacaaaatcaaatgaaaactcTCTATATATTACATCTCAATAATTAAAATCTCGCATTTTAAATACAGTCATATAATCGAATCATGgcaaacatttaaaatcaatgAGTGGTTCcgaaattgtaataaaaacaaattcaaaataaaatcatttcaaattgcaAATATAAATGTAGAACATTAACAAATATAACAACAGTAATCTAACCAAATAAAATCAAAGCTATTCAAAAGTAAATAAgcataataatatgaataagtAATGTCATTGAACTGAAATCgattacacattttaaaatgaattgaaaatataACCTTAATTCCTCGAGAATTTCAAAGTATTCCATATCACATAATAATATCCATAATtcaataaacatattttatgattattttattatgctGCAACTTCAGcgcaggatttaaaaaaaaaaaaaaaaatacaatgaatttaATTGTATTCTTTAAATTCTAAgataacatatactgtaaatatcaatATTGGATTAAACACAGCAACAgcataaataatgaatattctAAAATGATAATCATAAACTCCCTTCCCGTAACGTTTCACTCAAGCACAGTGACGTCGGCTTTAGTCACGTGACGCGCATTTGTCAGCGCAGCCTCTGACGTCGCCTCTTCTTCAGTGCGGGCGTGAAGTAACCAGCTGAGTCAGCACATTGACACAAAACGCTCATTTTGACAGCTGCTACTCCGTCACCATTAACCCCTGCGCCTCGCTAGCGCTTTCACGTCTCTCGTTGAGCCAAACGTTTACCTTTGCAACGAACAAGCACATGTTTTCTTCCACGAAAGCGACTTGCTCAGCTTTTTCCAACTCATCTGATAAAGCTTGTTTTGGTCCCCCCCCGCCCCGAATATTGCAGAGGACGCCGCCATAAAATAATAAAGCCGTGCTCACATCCAACACCGCTGAGAGCAGAGAGCGGATGTTTGCGCGCAGGCAGTCTGGATGTTTGCGCAGCGGGTGGGGTCACCTGCGCCCTTCGCGTAAACACACTACATAAACTCCTCTTGTTATCCTGCGTTGCGTGTTCAAACCCGACGTGCGAGCAGCGCAACAAAAGCGTGACGCACGATATCCCGTTGATGTCCACGTCCTGGCATCCCCACAACTGCGACTATAGACGCACGCTAATGTGGAGGCTTGTATCTCAGCATTCAAAGTACAATACATGGTCggcacttgtttgtttgtatgaatGCTCATCTTTCGGCATTCGCTCAACAAATGTGGACACACCTTAGTGTTAATGCGAAGGTTTGCGTCTCAGCATGAAACCCACAATAAGTAGACTGATTAAATGTTACGGAAACACCACTGCGTGAATGTGAAGGATTGTATCTCAGCATTCAACTCGCAGCAAGATGAATGCTCGTCTTTCAGCATTAAGTCCTCTTGAACAAACAATAATGCGAAGGCACGTCACGCAGCATTACGCATGCAGCGAATAGTTTGGATGCTCCAGAAATGTGTTGCCACGCGTCGTCTAATGTGGATGCTTGTCTCTCAGCACTCGGCAAACAATACACATGTTGCCTGCACAAAAGCCGCCGTATGAATGAATGCTCATCTCTCAGCATCCGTACAAATAGTTTGGATACGCACTTTTGCATTCACGTGAATGCTTGTCTCACACTTTTCATACACAATGCAGCGTTAATGTTGAGGCTCGTCTCGCAGCATTCAATGCGAAATAGTCTACTGTGACACTGTTTGGACACGCAAAAAAACGTTTCTCGCCAGTCATCATTGCTCGTTTGGGACACGCAATACAGTGTTAGTACGAAGACTTGTCTCTCAGCACTCGCACACAATGAATACTTTGGACTGGACACAGAAAGAAGTGTTTGGATGCACAGCTTAGCGTTCACGGCAACacttgtctctcagcattcaaCGCGGCAAATCGTGTGGACACACGAAAATGCTAGTATGCATGctcatctctcagcattcaGCACGTCATCTTGGAGACACTACGTGGCGTTAATGCCAATGTTTGTCTCGCAGCATTCAACACACTTTTGCAGGTTTCCACACACTGCATTTTAGATGCCTAATGCAGCATGAATGCATCATTCTCATCTCTCGGCGTTGAGCGTAAGTCTCAATCatcttatttcttttctttgtttttttgttttttttaaggcatcTCAACTAGAATCAAGACAATTCCGACGATTGTCTGGACTCGATCCGAGTCCGAAGTACTTTGACCCGATCTGATCGCTGCTGACGAAGCAGAATACATGGATGAACACGGTCCGAATTGGAGACTGGGCCTATTACGTGACGTCACTTCGACCCAAATAACGCCGCTCGGGTCACAAAGCGCGCTTTGAAAATCAAGAGAGGGATCAAGAGGCAGAATTTACCTACGGAGTCAATTTCGAGCAGCCGCTGGAGGTCGCTGATGCTGTGGATTTCACTGCGGGACAATCTGTCGATCAGCTCCTGGGGAAAGTGCACTTCCTTCGGCGCCGCACGGAGCGAGCGGGGACAAAAGCAAGTTAGACAAGTGGAGAGAAAGATGCAATTGTTATCTTTCCTATGATTCTTATTGTCATTGGAAACGCTCCGTTGCTTCGAGAAGCGCTTTGGACgcttttttgggtttttttttttgcaaccgcACTGCTGCATTCTGCTGCTCCAATGGGGAACAATTCTTGAGTCCAAAGTATTGAaatacgcttttttttttttttttttttactgcataaTTGGCGGTGCAGCGAGTTGGTGTGCAAAGTgcgcagctttttttttttcttgtatttgttttttgcacTTGTTGCGctggtgcagcagcagcagcaggcgcCTCAGCACCAAGCAAAGCTTCACTCTGCTGCTGCAAGTTTGCACACTTGGCTCGGGCTACGAACAAATTGGGCAACAAAAGCCCAAAATAACCAGAGCGGCTTGGACAAGTCTGCTTTCTTtcgaggtgggggggggggcgtgttttttttttggagggtcTTACCTGAGCGGTGGCCAGCAGCAGGTACGTCGTCCACAGCAGGAAGTAGTAAATTGCGGCTCTCATCTCCTTTTGAATTTGGACTGAACCCCAAACGAGACGAAGCGGTCGTGGAGGAGCCGCGCAGTCGCTCCTGGCCCCCGAGGACCCTCGACCATCCCCTCacggcggggggtgggggggggagagaaagcTGCTGCTCCGGTCGAGATTTGCGTGGAAGAAAGTGTGATCGATTGGattggtttttttgtgtgttgttttgcgtgcgtgcgtgcgtgtgtgtgtgtgtgtgtgtgtgtgcgtgtgtcactgCTGCGCAACAAGCTGAGCGACGCAGCTCGGCATAACTCCTCAAAAAAGTGGGACGAGCCCAAGTCAAGCCAGGCGCGCGGTGCACTTGTccgtcacgcacacacacacaaatcctgACTGTTTTAGAAAAAGGCTTTTCTAAAAGTTCTCTTtggtataataataatgaaaagaaaaagaaaaaaggtaatCCAGTCGAGAAGATCCTGTCGGAAATCACAAATGCACCAAGGAGGAGCGTGAAGGGGGGAGTTGAAGTTGTCGTCATCCACAGCGCGCACCGGAGTGCAAACGGACTGAGGGCGAGCGTGCGAGCGGCTGCTTAATATACGGAGAGGCGGCGTGCAGCTCCGCAACATTTGCGCCTCCCCTCGCGACTCCCTGACGGTGCGGCGCCCTCCGCCAGGGGAGCTGCGAGGCCGGCCGAGGAAGGagcacaacccccccccaccaccacgcCTCTTCACCGGCAGccctcaaaccttttacactaCCCCAAAAAACACTCGAGTCTCAAAGTACCGCCATTCGAATACAGTAGCACACTAGGCCCAAGTGATTATTACAAAAcagacagaggttttattcctcaaaatgtatgtttcatattattggaagccattgtaacatttgGGACAATTTGGACATtgacactgtgcttaaatatggtggggggggggggggggggggggggaactgtactaaaatattgattaaaatgaaaatgtagtgcacatcaagataaaaaaaaaaagactgaaatcaatgtttaaaaacaaacagtttaaatcaattgccccccccccccaaaaaaaagtacaacacaACAGAAGGTGTGACTGCTCAAGGGACAATGAGAATTGTTAATTACAATGTTACATTTGATATTtgaaataatactgtatattatacagTTTGATATCCAAATTGTTCGAATTACAAAGCGTTCACCCCAAAATCACGTTAAGCCAGTTTAGCTCAGCGCTCGCTAAACTACGGAAAACTCAAATCGACAAGAATCGGCGTCAATTTCGGCGAACGGAATCTTATTTCATGTTTAAGCCGCTCGACTTTCCGCCGCGACAGTTTCACAAAACGCTAAATCGATCGAGCTGGCGCATTACCGAGAGCGGCCGACCGATGCGTTGTTGCCTTCGGCCGCTGTCGTCATGGTGACGTCACAGCCGGTGACCTGCGCGATGAGTCACGTTTCTTGGAGGCGAACGCTTCACATCCTGGTCAGAAACGGAAAGGGGGGAAACATCAATCGGCGGGAGGATGTGAGACATTGCGACGATTCCGTCTTTGGGAGGCGTGATGTCCAAAACAAAGTGTGCAAACGTTGCGTAATAGCATGGTCGTCGCTTTGCGCCCCAAAAATATCAACGGAGCTTCTCGTCTTTTTCAGTCCTTGTCGGAACCAAAATATTGGACTTAATAACCAAGTTGGTAaaggtccaatcagatttcgtTGAGAAACATTACTATTGAGTCCATTTTGAATGACCAACGTGTTGGGCCACCAGGAAGCTTTGTCGGAATCAGGCCCAAAAGAAAATCCTGCTTGGGTGTGAGTACTTTCGAGAGGTTCAGGAACCGCAAGTGGCGGCAACAACAAAATTCCTGATGCTTTAGGTAGAAATTGATATTGATGTACCCCAAGAGGACATTTAAGGCATCGTATCTGTTATGATTTCTGTGGTATTTGCTAGCATTTTACTTCAATATCCGAGGGaattttgtgtggtttttttttttttttttatggagacAAAAATAGAACTTTTACAACCCAAAATCAGACTGCATCCCTCGCTGCCTCCTTCACTTCATCACAAGCTCGCGGGCAACATGTTTACTGGCGACCATGTGcctaacaaacatttttaacccCGTAAAAGGACTTTTATAGATGCCGGAGCACAGTAAACCGAGCCGTAAAGAGCCGGCGCAGAGGACGAGGGAAGCGGTGATGACTCCCGTTTCCCTGCAGGCCGCACACTGAGTTCCTCACAGGAGGGTGGCGGGAGTTCCTGTATTCATCGAAAAGTACAtgcatggacaaaagtattggtatTTGCAAAAAGTCCACGTTTAAGTTAAATTCCCAAGAAAAGCGACAATGTCAACATTTCCGCCACATTTCCCGATAAAGGGATCACGCCAAAATGTGAGTAGGGGAGAAGCTTCGTCATGCAACAAGACCATGACCCAGAACACACAGCCAAACCAACAAAGGACTTGACCAGGGGGGGAaaagactggccaagtcaatcattggaccttaacccaatagagcatgcattttacctcctgaaaaaaagactgaagggagaaaccccaaGAAACAAataagaactgaaagaggctgcaaaaactgatgcagttattgcaagtaagggttatggcACCAAATCGTCAATGTTTTTCACTTGAAGTTCATTTCATAATGTCTGTTCCGAcacatttgctcacttgaaaagtgggtggcctCAAACAAACGGCGCGCTGTCCGGAGCTGTTGAACACATCGAGATGTAAATAGCGGGAagtgaaagctggaattctgaactttggtctcatgttcatcttttgatctgaaaccctcttcagtcttcagtatacaacgaAAACAAAGGAGTTGACCTTGGCCTTCcggtacttttggaggggaccgtCGAGGGACAAAACCTAAATGTGGCGATTAGCGTCGTGCTAACGAGCGCATACGCGCGAAGGTCGCGCAGCTCGAGTACAGTCAATGTCGACAGCAGCTTTATCGACATCATCTGAGCTCTGATCCCGAGACGGTTACACCTTGACGTGACCATAAAACCAGATAACAGAGCCCACAATAGAAACTCGCGGCGTATTCCACAACATGGGGCATCCTCGTCCTATCTCAGCTCGTGCTGGATTGCCCCGCAACCGACAAACAGATACATAACGCGCGCACTGTACATCTCGAGCGGATTGCGCGGGTCACCGCGACTGTGactcctcctccacctcggGCTTGTTCTACCGAAACCTCAACTCACTCATCTACGCCCGCGATGACAAAGTCAGACCCATTAGCGGCTTTTTTTGCCCTCGGGGCTTTTTAATGTGTGCTGTTTAACAGCAGCTCACGTCTTGTGATGGGCCCTTT
This Phycodurus eques isolate BA_2022a chromosome 16, UOR_Pequ_1.1, whole genome shotgun sequence DNA region includes the following protein-coding sequences:
- the pdgfab gene encoding platelet-derived growth factor alpha polypeptide b is translated as MRAAIYYFLLWTTYLLLATAQEVHFPQELIDRLSRSEIHSISDLQRLLEIDSVGTGNDVIEEPKHHKHHHHHHHHQHHQHKNSSRHPGYYSDLKSSQLHSRRKRSLVEEAVPAACKTRTVIYEIPRSQVDPTSANFLIWPPCVEVKRCTGCCNTSNMRCQASRKHHRTVKVAKVEYVKRRPKLKEVFVRLEDHLECVCTSQHHVVEHADAETVDVR